From one Anopheles bellator chromosome 1, idAnoBellAS_SP24_06.2, whole genome shotgun sequence genomic stretch:
- the LOC131216133 gene encoding peritrophin-1-like: protein MVLVLGFSLLATLLASSADTVLECPADSVTPGTVHLAHPTDCQRYFTCVGARKLEQRCPAGFEWNVLESSCDRPELAKCSSAGGPRLAKDRRPGGDLVSKCPAQLTRCPLDADPAKEVIFLPHRDCRKFYACVSTVPTELSCPKRLYWNQESCRCEYERPDGKECDQDGGGRVRVRRSDDDGTTTTETPLQSGANLRSFSSVAILLGTLLLNLDF, encoded by the exons ATGGTTCTCG TGTTGGGCTTCAGCCTACTGGCCACGCTGCTGGCCAGCTCGGCCGACACCGTTCTGGAGTGTCCGGCCGACTCGGTGACCCCCGGTACGGTGCATTTGGCCCACCCGACGGACTGTCAACGGTACTTCACGTGCGTCGGAGCACGGAAGCTTGAGCAGCGCTGCCCGGCCGGGTTCGAGTGGAACGTGCTCGAGTCGTCCTGTGACCGGCCGGAGTTGGCCAAGTGTTCCTCGGCTGGCGGTCCTCGGCTGGCGAAGGATCGGCGACCGGGTGGCGATCTGGTCAGCAAGTGTCCGGCCCAGTTAACCCGCTGCCCACTGGACGCGGACCCGGCGAAGGAGGTGATCTTCTTGCCGCACCGGGACTGCCGCAAGTTCTACGCCTGCGTCTCGACGGTGCCGACGGAGTTGAGTTGCCCGAAGCGGCTGTACTGGAATCAGGAGTCTTGTCGGTGCGAATACGAACGGCCGGACGGGAAGGAGTGTGACCAGGACGGTGGGGGTCGCGTTCGGGTGCGCCGATCGGACGATGACGGTACCACAACGACCGAGACACCGCTTCAGTCGGGTGCCAACCTTCGATCCTTTTCTTCCGTGGCGATCCTACTCGGAACGCTGCTGTTAAATCTGGATTTCTGA